One genomic window of Ziziphus jujuba cultivar Dongzao chromosome 4, ASM3175591v1 includes the following:
- the LOC107416421 gene encoding receptor-like protein kinase FERONIA, whose translation MMMINHVIILTLIPFYFLFIFHDLTAAETHGSWLPPYIPRENITINCGSSGSISAIDHRIWQGDVDSVYFPSDDRNKASMISKLNTPTTQGSSVPYETARFSRFDFTYTFRLSSGQKFIRLYFYPNSYQNFDSSKAFFSVKAEHYTLLRNFTPSLPADGDLSTSESIVKEFCLNVEEGKPLSITFSPISTNRESFAFINRIEVISMPNNLYYTNKDAIFVGQQSQSYPVLYDQAMEVVYRINVGGALINPVGDTCMFRRWDPDDDYVTDLGWSVLPVDYKHHELRFSTSYPAYIAPSEVYWTARSMGNNDRDLIKSYNLTWEFPVDSGFDYLLRLHFCEIEPKMSKTGDRVFLIYIANQTVESQADVIQWSGGKYAPVYKDYVVALFGKGSEEKKINLSIALQANPNDQKSSYADAILNGVEIMKLSNHDGNLAGLNYVARILSPPTVAQLHTKKKNGQRAIVAAVSGVVCGIFLVSLIGFLIFRRVRKVNKSSSDFKSRATTTWWGPNSSSTMKSTNTLDSSLPSDLCRCFSLAEIKIATNNFDDVFIIGRGGFGNVYKGYIDNRTKAVAIKRLKPESSQGAHEFKTEIEMLSQLRHLHLVSLIGYCNDDREMILVYEHMPRGTLREHLYNSDNPPLSWKQRLQICIGAAHGLHYLHTGAKHIIIHRDVKTTNVLIDDMWNAKVSDFGLSRIGPTGISKTHVSTVVKGSLGYLDPEYYRRQQLTEKSDVYSFGVVLCEVLCARPPLMRSVEKKQMNLAEWARSCYVDGKFHEIVDEHLRGKIAPECLNKYAEIAMSCIVDNGNERPSMKYVVWGLEFALQLQQSAEENMSCQLSGSFREMKENEDEVPFVNSEDDDGEFTCSWESTSGLRSSQATKTSSDEQSGDTKMCETVFSQIKGPKGR comes from the coding sequence TCAATGATCTCCAAACTCAACACTCCAACCACCCAAGGAAGTTCAGTCCCTTACGAAACGGCAAGGTTCTCCCGCTTCGATTTCACCTACACCTTCCGGTTAAGTTCCGGCCAAAAGTTTATCAGGTTGTACTTCTACCCAAACTCGTACCAAAACTTTGACAGCTCCAAGGCCTTTTTCTCTGTCAAAGCAGAACATTATACTCTCCTTAGAAACTTCACCCCTTCTCTTCCAGCAGATGGCGACCTAAGCACTAGTGAGAGCATAGTGAAAGAATTTTGCCTTAATGTTGAAGAAGGCAAACCTCTAAGCATAACATTCTCTCCTATTTCTACAAATAGAGAGTCATTTGCTTTTATCAACAGAATTGAAGTCATATCAATGCCAAACAATCTTTATTACACCAATAAAGATGCAATATTTGTGGGACAGCAGAGTCAATCGTATCCGGTCCTGTATGACCAGGCAATGGAGGTGGTATACCGGATAAATGTCGGTGGAGCTCTTATCAATCCAGTTGGCGACACATGTATGTTCCGGAGATGGGACCCAGACGATGATTATGTAACGGATCTTGGGTGGAGTGTTTTACCAGTTGACTACAAGCATCATGAGCTCAGATTCTCTACCAGTTATCCAGCTTATATTGCACCATCTGAGGTTTATTGGACTGCCAGGTCTATGGGGAATAACGATAGAGATCTGATCAAGAGCTACAATCTCACCTGGGAATTCCCTGTAGATTCTGGTTTCGATTATCTGCTTAGACTGCACTTCTGCGAGATTGAGCCCAAAATGAGCAAAACGGGGGATCGGGTGTTTTTAATTTACATAGCGAATCAAACGGTGGAATCGCAAGCTGATGTGATTCAATGGAGCGGTGGTAAATACGCTCCGGTTTATAAAGACTACGTTGTTGCACTGTTTGGCAAAGGAAGCGAGGAGAAGAAAATAAACCTCTCGATTGCTCTGCAAGCAAATCCAAATGATCAGAAATCTTCATATGCCGATGCAATCCTAAACGGTGTGGAGATCATGAAGTTGAGCAATCATGATGGCAATCTAGCTGGTCTCAACTATGTCGCTCGGATATTATCCCCACCTACTGTTGCACAACTACatacgaagaagaagaatggtCAAAGGGCAATTGTAGCCGCGGTCTCTGGTGTCGTATGTGGCATCTTTTTAGTGTCTCTGATCGGATTCTTGATTTTCAGACGGGTAAGAAAAGTCAACAAGTCAAGCTCTGACTTCAAAAGCAGAGCTACTACTACTTGGTGGGGACCTAATTCGTCTTCCACAATGAAATCTACCAACACCTTAGATTCATCTCTACCGTCAGATCTATGCCGTTGCTTTTCGTTGGCTGAGATCAAAATAGCCACCAACAATTTCGATGACGTGTTCATCATTGGGCGTGGAGGATTTGGCAACGTGTACAAAGGCTACATCGACAATAGGACCAAAGCCGTTGCGATCAAACGGCTCAAACCGGAGTCATCACAGGGGGCCCACGAGTTCAAGACCGAGATCGAGATGCTTTCCCAACTCCGCCACCTCCATCTCGTGTCCCTTATTGGCTACTGCAATGATGACCGTGAGATGATCCTAGTCTACGAGCACATGCCACGTGGCACTCTCCGGGAGCACCTCTACAACAGCGACAATCCACCTCTCTCCTGGAAACAACGACTCCAAATTTGCATCGGAGCGGCTCATGGGCTGCATTATCTTCATACAGGCgccaagcacatcatcattcaccgGGACGTGAAGACCACCAACGTACTTATAGATGACATGTGGAACGCCAAGGTTTCGGATTTCGGATTGTCAAGGATTGGCCCCACTGGAATCTCGAAGACCCACGTAAGCACGGTGGTGAAGGGCAGTCTTGGTTATCTGGACCCGGAATACTACAGACGTCAGCAATTGACCGAGAAGTCTGACGTGTACTCCTTCGGTGTAGTTCTATGCGAGGTATTGTGTGCGAGGCCACCTCTGATGAGATCGGTGGAGAAGAAGCAAATGAACCTCGCGGAGTGGGCTCGGAGTTGCTACGTCGATGggaaatttcatgaaattgtggATGAACATCTGAGGGGTAAGATTGCACCGGAGTGTTTGAATAAATACGCTGAGATCGCGATGAGCTGCATTGTTGATAACGGAAACGAACGGCCATCGATGAAATATGTGGTGTGGGGTCTAGAGTTTGCGTTGCAACTGCAACAGAGCGCGGAGGAGAATATGAGCTGTCAGCTGAGTGGTTCGTTTAGGGAAATGAAGGAGAATGAGGATGAAGTTCCTTTTGTAAATAGTGAAGATGATGATGGGGAATTTACTTGTAGTTGGGAATCCACGTCGGGATTAAGGAGCAGCCAGGCAACGAAAACGAGTAGTGATGAGCAGAGTGGTGACACCAAAATGTGTGAGACTGTGTTTTCCCAGATCAAAGGTCCCAAGGGAAGATGA